The Bradyrhizobium sp. B097 genome contains the following window.
ACGGTGTCGCCCTTGGCGAGCAGCGTGTGATTGACGAGGTCGAGCGCCTGCAGCGAGCCGGAGACGATCATGATCTCGTCCGGCGTGCAGGCAATCCCGGCATCGCGCTTCAGCTTCTCGGTCAGGAACTGGCGCAGCGGCAAATAGCCCTGCGGTCCGTGCGCGAGGTTATAGGTCGCGAGATTCCTGCCCTCGCGCTTCAGCACCGCATTGACCGCCTCCAGCAGTCCGTCGACCGGGACCTGGTCCGGGTCATTGTTGCCGCCGACGAAGCTGTATTTGGCAAGCCCGGTCCAGCGCGCGGCCGGCGCAGGCAGGCCGGCAGGAAGCAGCGGTGCAAAGTCGAACTGGGCTGAGGTGGACATGGACGTTTCGCTCCGTGTTGTTGTCGTTGAGAAGGCCTGTGGGAGGCGGCCTTCCATGAAGTCAGTTCTTGCTGGTCAGCCTGATCGGGCGGCCCTGGCTGATGAAGGCATAGTGCCCGGCGCCGACGCTGCCGACCATCAATGCCTCGACCGCCGGTTCCGCGATCTCGCCGGCCGCCGCCCAATCGACCACGAAATTCGCACCGGTGCCGCCGCGGGTATCGGTCGTGGCGATCGAGACCTCGACGGTCGCAAACGGTTTTAGCGCGACCGGCGACTTGAGGTAGCTCTCCACCATCCTGCCTGATGTGTCGAAATAGGCGATCCGCTTCAGCACCAGCGGCCTCGTCTCGGAGGCATTGTGCACGCTCAGCGTCACCGAGAAATCGGCCCTCAGCTTGCCCTGGCTCATCGACACGCTGGAATAGACCGGCACGTAGAATGCACCGGAGGCCGTGAGGCCTTCCGATGGCACCGCGGTCAGCGAGTTCGCAAAATTTTGTTCAATACTTGCCGAGGATTGTGCTAGCGCGTCAGCCATGCGCACGGTGAGCAGGCAGAGCAAAACTGCCAGAAAAATGCCGCCTGCGCGGATGTGACACATTGCTCGGTTGATCCTCACGCCCGGCCCTCTAGGTTGCGGCAACAGGAAGTCTTTGACGCATGCATGAACTCATTCGCGATATCACGCTCTGT
Protein-coding sequences here:
- a CDS encoding DUF3124 domain-containing protein — translated: MCHIRAGGIFLAVLLCLLTVRMADALAQSSASIEQNFANSLTAVPSEGLTASGAFYVPVYSSVSMSQGKLRADFSVTLSVHNASETRPLVLKRIAYFDTSGRMVESYLKSPVALKPFATVEVSIATTDTRGGTGANFVVDWAAAGEIAEPAVEALMVGSVGAGHYAFISQGRPIRLTSKN